From Glycine max cultivar Williams 82 chromosome 11, Glycine_max_v4.0, whole genome shotgun sequence, the proteins below share one genomic window:
- the LOC102665536 gene encoding uncharacterized protein: MTGPAKGTDCLLLEKKVHDMRDELIFARKDMLCLGVGGSPFEAVLLSEFDIVYVTQKAIKGSALVDYLAQHPINDYQPMHPEFPNEDIMTLFEEEVEDEDRDKWIVWFDGASNALGHGVGAILVSPEEQYIPFMARLGFNCTNNIAEYEASALGIQAAIDFMVKLLKVYGDSTLVIHQLKGEWETSGHKLVPYQAYIRKLIEFFDDISFHHIPKEKN; encoded by the exons ATGACGGGTCCGGCAAAAGGAACGGACTGTCTATTACTCGAGAAAAAGGTTCACGACATGCGAGATGAACTAATCTTTGCTagaaaggacatgttgtgcctTGGTGTGGGCGGCTCACCATTtgaggca GTTCTATTGTCAGAGTTCGATATTGTTTATGTCACTCAGAAGGCGATAAAGGGGAGTGCCTTGGTAGACTACCTGGCTCAACACCCCATCAATGACTATCAGCCTATGCATCCAGAATTCCCTaatgaggacatcatgaccttgtttgaGGAGGAAGTAGAGGATGAAGACAGGGACAAATGGATCGTATGGTTTGACGGTGCATCTAATGCACTGGGCCATGGAGTTGGGGCAATATTGGTTTCCCCAGAAGAACAATATATACCTTTTATGGCTAGGTTGGGTTTCAACTGCACAAACAACATAGCTGAGTATGAGGCGTCTGCCCTTGGGATCCAAGCGGCGATTGATTTCATGGTCAAGTTGCTCAAAGTATACGGGGACTCGACATTGGTAATTCACCAGTTGAAGGGTGAATGGGAGACCAGTGGCCATAAATTGGTACCTTACCAGGCTTACATCAGGAagttgatagaattctttgatgaCATATCTTTTCATCACATTCCTAAAGAGAAAAATTAG